The following are from one region of the Noviherbaspirillum sedimenti genome:
- a CDS encoding isovaleryl-CoA dehydrogenase: MQWPTHEVTNQVPDLRDYDLFASDLALCEGVRRENADWHLEELQRLGMELGQGRILQLGDLANRHLPELLTHDRNGYRTDVVSFHPSWHLLLALLRREGLHALPWISPRPGAHVARAAGYYMHAQVEAGSLCPTTMTFAAIPVLQKEPRLFAQLQDKLYSLEHDPRDLPIAAKNSVLIGMGMTEKQGGSDVRANTTTARPDGAGGRGADYLITGHKWFFSAPMCDAHMVLARSEGGLSCFFVPRWRPDGGKNAVLVQRLKDKLGNRSNSSGEVEFQDAHGILVGEEGRGIPTILEMAGYTRLDCVIGSAGLMRQAFAQAAHHARHRSAFGKPLIEQPLMRNVLADLALESEAATLLMLRLAAAFDAADNSADDPLERAWRRIMTPAAKFWICKRALEFCGECMEVWGGNGYVETGPMARLYREAPVNSIWEGSGNVMCLDVLRAIEREPDGFALLLEELERAATPPAVRALVDGVKDDMATPPQQREMLARRFVQQLALAAQSCLMLQHAPAAVAQAFIASRGDAACGRVYGTLASTTLQEEILRRAWPA, encoded by the coding sequence ATGCAATGGCCCACCCATGAAGTCACCAACCAGGTACCGGACTTGCGCGACTATGACCTGTTCGCCAGCGATCTCGCCCTGTGCGAAGGTGTACGGCGCGAAAATGCCGACTGGCACCTCGAGGAATTGCAGCGCCTGGGAATGGAGCTTGGACAGGGCCGCATCCTGCAACTGGGCGACCTCGCCAACCGCCATCTGCCCGAACTGCTGACACATGACCGCAACGGCTATCGCACCGACGTGGTCAGCTTCCATCCCAGCTGGCATCTGCTGCTGGCGCTGCTGCGGCGCGAAGGCCTGCACGCGCTGCCGTGGATATCGCCGCGCCCCGGCGCCCATGTCGCGCGCGCCGCCGGCTACTACATGCATGCCCAGGTCGAGGCAGGATCGTTGTGCCCGACCACCATGACCTTCGCGGCGATCCCCGTGCTGCAAAAGGAGCCGCGGCTGTTCGCGCAACTACAGGACAAACTCTATTCGCTGGAGCACGACCCCCGCGACCTGCCGATTGCCGCCAAGAATTCGGTTTTGATCGGCATGGGCATGACTGAAAAACAGGGTGGCTCGGACGTACGCGCCAACACCACCACGGCACGACCGGACGGCGCCGGCGGGCGTGGCGCGGATTACCTGATCACCGGCCATAAATGGTTTTTCTCGGCGCCGATGTGCGACGCCCACATGGTGCTGGCGCGCAGCGAAGGCGGCCTCTCCTGCTTTTTCGTGCCGCGCTGGCGCCCGGACGGCGGCAAGAACGCCGTGCTGGTGCAGCGCCTGAAGGACAAGCTGGGCAACCGTTCCAATTCGAGCGGCGAAGTCGAATTCCAGGATGCGCACGGCATCCTGGTCGGCGAGGAAGGCCGCGGCATCCCGACCATCCTCGAAATGGCCGGCTACACGCGCCTGGATTGCGTGATCGGCAGCGCCGGCCTGATGCGCCAGGCCTTTGCGCAGGCGGCGCACCATGCGCGCCACCGCAGCGCCTTCGGCAAGCCGTTGATCGAACAGCCGCTGATGCGCAATGTGCTGGCGGACCTGGCGCTGGAAAGCGAAGCTGCCACCCTGCTGATGCTGCGCCTGGCGGCCGCCTTCGATGCCGCCGACAATTCCGCCGACGACCCGCTGGAGCGCGCCTGGCGTCGCATCATGACGCCGGCCGCGAAGTTCTGGATCTGCAAGCGCGCGCTGGAATTTTGCGGCGAATGCATGGAAGTCTGGGGCGGCAATGGCTATGTCGAAACCGGGCCGATGGCGCGCCTGTACCGCGAAGCGCCGGTCAATTCAATCTGGGAAGGTTCCGGCAACGTCATGTGCCTGGATGTGTTGCGCGCCATCGAGCGCGAACCCGACGGCTTTGCGCTGCTGCTGGAGGAACTGGAGCGTGCCGCGACGCCTCCCGCCGTGCGCGCCCTGGTCGATGGCGTCAAGGACGACATGGCGACGCCGCCGCAGCAGCGCGAAATGCTGGCGCGCCGCTTCGTGCAGCAACTGGCGCTGGCGGCGCAATCCTGCCTGATGCTGCAGCATGCGCCGGCAGCGGTTGCGCAAGCCTTCATCGCCAGTCGCGGCGATGCCGCCTGCGGGCGCGTGTATGGCACCCTGGCGTCGACAACGCTGCAGGAAGAAATCCTCAGGCGCGCTTGGCCGGCCTGA
- a CDS encoding efflux RND transporter permease subunit, whose product MNISELCIRRPVMTVLLSIAVVVVGLFAYVGLPISALPSYNTPIINVTASLPGASPEIMAASVATPLEKQFSTIAGLATISSANTRGSTSITLEFNEDRDIDAAAVDVQAALLRAQRSLPEEVTSLPAYRKVNPADQSVLLVVLTSPSMSLSELNDYAENLISPSLSTIDGVAQVSVFGQRRYAVRINARADELAARNMTMDELAAAIRAANANTPVGVLDGPRQSLTLQANRQLLNAEAFGNLVIASRNGVPMRLRDVADVEDSVESAKSGSWANGEPSITLGVQRQPNANTVAVVDEVIARLPQFKAQMPASVDIRVLNDRSVSIREAIHDVKLTLVLTIALVIMVIFLFLKRLSATIIPVLSLPISLIGCFALMHWLGYSLNNISLLGITIAVGLVVDDAIVMLENIVRHMEDGMEPLAAALKGSREVGFTIVSISISLVAVFIPIFYMPGVIGLMFHEFAAVVSLAVLVSAVVSLTLVPLLCSRYLRHEKHDGHKKENWLSRSFEKLFHAVLNAYARGLDWCLRHRRFTLTVALSTFALTAWLFQSMPKGFFPSEDIGQISAVVEGPQDASYPVMVALVNAASDVMLNDPNVATVSSRVSGSDSGRIFIGLKPRSERESMDRVLEQMRRKIGAIPGLSIYLTPVQNLRLGGRASKSQFQYVLQSVRADELNVWAERLQERMRAEPIFRDVTSDSQLKGLEAMVDIDRDRANQAGVGIQDIRTALYSAYGERQVSTIFTSSNSYQVILQSEGSGRQDEADLKDIHVRSKTGVLVPLMSVATVRRAAGPIAVNHAGQLQAITVSFNLAPDVPLGDASARIAEIKAELGMPASVITSYAGDAAVFQSSQTSQVALLLLAVAVIYILLGVLYESYIHPITILAGLPSAAIGALLALSLFGFELTLIATIGILMLIGIVKKNAIMMIDFALDAQRSQGMAPVAAIRTACLLRFRPIMMTTLAALMGALPIAFGLGAGAELRQPLGVAIVGGLLMSQVITLFITPVIYLYLDRFSGTGPVELAPELLAPTLPAEPAVRPAKRA is encoded by the coding sequence GTGAATATTTCCGAACTCTGCATCCGCCGTCCGGTCATGACCGTGCTGCTCTCCATCGCGGTCGTCGTGGTTGGCCTGTTCGCCTATGTTGGCCTGCCGATTTCTGCGCTGCCCAGCTATAACACGCCGATCATCAATGTTACCGCTTCGCTGCCGGGCGCCAGTCCCGAAATCATGGCGGCGTCGGTGGCAACCCCGCTGGAAAAACAGTTTTCGACCATCGCCGGGCTGGCTACCATCAGCTCGGCCAATACCCGCGGCAGCACCTCGATCACGCTGGAATTCAATGAAGACCGCGACATCGACGCTGCCGCCGTCGATGTGCAGGCGGCCTTGCTGCGCGCGCAGCGCAGCCTGCCCGAGGAAGTGACGTCATTGCCAGCCTACCGCAAGGTCAATCCGGCCGACCAGTCGGTGCTGCTGGTGGTGCTGACTTCGCCGTCCATGTCTCTGTCGGAACTGAACGATTACGCCGAAAACCTGATTTCGCCGTCGCTGTCGACCATCGACGGCGTGGCGCAGGTGTCGGTGTTCGGCCAGCGCCGCTATGCGGTGCGGATCAATGCGCGTGCCGATGAACTGGCTGCGCGCAACATGACCATGGATGAGCTGGCGGCGGCGATTCGCGCCGCCAACGCCAATACGCCAGTCGGGGTGCTGGACGGCCCGCGCCAGAGCCTGACCTTGCAGGCGAACCGGCAATTGCTGAATGCCGAGGCGTTCGGCAATCTGGTGATCGCCAGCCGCAACGGCGTGCCGATGCGCCTGCGGGATGTGGCTGATGTCGAGGATAGCGTGGAATCGGCCAAGAGCGGCAGCTGGGCCAATGGCGAGCCGTCGATCACCCTGGGCGTGCAGCGCCAGCCGAACGCCAATACGGTTGCCGTGGTCGATGAAGTCATCGCCAGGCTGCCGCAATTCAAGGCGCAGATGCCGGCCTCGGTCGATATCCGGGTCCTGAACGACCGCTCGGTGTCGATCCGCGAAGCGATCCATGACGTCAAGCTCACGCTGGTGTTGACGATCGCGCTGGTGATCATGGTGATCTTCCTGTTCCTGAAGCGCCTGTCGGCCACCATCATCCCGGTGCTGTCGCTGCCGATTTCGCTGATCGGCTGTTTTGCCCTGATGCACTGGCTGGGCTACAGCCTGAACAATATTTCCCTGCTCGGCATCACGATTGCGGTCGGCCTGGTGGTGGATGACGCGATCGTGATGCTGGAAAACATCGTGCGCCATATGGAGGATGGCATGGAGCCGCTGGCCGCTGCATTGAAGGGCTCGCGCGAAGTCGGCTTTACCATCGTCTCGATTTCGATTTCGCTGGTGGCGGTATTCATTCCTATCTTTTACATGCCGGGCGTGATCGGCCTGATGTTCCATGAATTCGCCGCCGTGGTGTCGCTGGCGGTGCTGGTGTCGGCCGTGGTGTCGCTGACGCTGGTGCCATTGTTGTGCAGCCGCTACCTGCGGCATGAAAAGCATGATGGGCACAAAAAGGAAAACTGGCTCAGCCGCTCGTTTGAAAAGCTGTTCCATGCCGTCCTGAATGCCTATGCCAGGGGCCTGGACTGGTGCCTGCGGCACCGGCGCTTCACGCTGACGGTGGCGTTGTCCACCTTTGCCCTGACTGCCTGGCTGTTCCAGAGCATGCCGAAAGGTTTTTTCCCCAGCGAAGACATCGGCCAGATTTCCGCCGTGGTGGAGGGGCCGCAGGATGCCTCCTATCCGGTGATGGTGGCGCTGGTCAATGCGGCGTCGGATGTCATGCTGAACGACCCGAATGTCGCCACCGTTTCCTCGCGCGTGAGCGGCAGCGATTCCGGCAGGATTTTCATTGGCTTGAAGCCGCGCAGCGAACGTGAATCGATGGATCGTGTGCTGGAACAGATGCGACGCAAGATCGGCGCCATACCGGGCCTGTCGATCTACCTGACGCCGGTACAGAACCTGCGCCTGGGCGGCCGTGCCAGCAAGAGCCAGTTCCAGTATGTGCTGCAAAGTGTGCGCGCCGATGAATTGAACGTCTGGGCCGAGCGGCTGCAGGAGCGTATGCGCGCCGAACCGATTTTTCGCGACGTGACCAGCGATTCGCAACTGAAGGGGCTGGAAGCGATGGTGGATATCGACCGCGATCGCGCCAACCAGGCCGGCGTCGGCATCCAGGACATCCGCACAGCGCTCTACAGCGCGTATGGCGAGCGGCAGGTATCGACCATTTTCACCAGCAGCAACAGCTACCAGGTGATCCTGCAAAGCGAAGGATCGGGCCGCCAGGATGAGGCCGACCTGAAAGATATCCATGTGCGCAGCAAGACCGGCGTGCTGGTGCCTCTGATGAGCGTGGCGACGGTGCGGCGTGCCGCCGGCCCGATCGCGGTCAATCATGCGGGGCAGTTGCAGGCGATCACGGTGTCATTCAACCTGGCGCCGGATGTGCCCTTGGGCGACGCCAGCGCCAGGATTGCCGAAATCAAGGCCGAGCTGGGCATGCCGGCCAGCGTGATCACCTCGTATGCCGGCGATGCCGCGGTGTTCCAGTCGTCGCAGACCAGCCAGGTGGCCTTGCTGCTGCTGGCGGTCGCCGTCATCTATATCCTGCTGGGGGTGCTGTATGAAAGCTATATTCATCCGATCACGATCCTGGCGGGCCTGCCGTCGGCGGCCATCGGCGCCTTGCTGGCACTTTCCCTGTTCGGGTTCGAACTGACCCTGATTGCCACCATCGGCATCCTGATGCTGATCGGTATCGTCAAGAAAAACGCCATCATGATGATCGACTTTGCGCTGGATGCGCAACGCAGCCAGGGCATGGCGCCGGTGGCGGCGATCCGCACGGCCTGCCTGTTGCGTTTCCGGCCGATCATGATGACCACGCTGGCGGCGCTGATGGGCGCGCTGCCGATCGCCTTCGGCCTGGGCGCCGGCGCCGAGTTGCGCCAGCCGCTGGGCGTGGCGATCGTCGGCGGCCTGCTCATGTCGCAGGTCATCACGCTGTTCATCACTCCGGTGATTTACCTGTACCTGGACCGCTTCAGCGGCACCGGTCCGGTGGAACTGGCGCCGGAGCTGCTGGCGCCTACGCTGCCGGCTGAGCCGGCCGTCAGGCCGGCCAAGCGCGCCTGA